In Nocardia sp. NBC_00403, one DNA window encodes the following:
- a CDS encoding class I SAM-dependent methyltransferase — protein sequence MTDHRDVDATRLATDSLAQGDPTGWFEQLYAAAEVGSAIVPWDADEPNPLLVDWAERHEPAGVGGRALVVGSGLGRDAEHVVRLGFRTTAFDISETAIRTTRERFPNSPVDYVVADLLDPPAEWSGAFDLVVESITVQSMPLSVRTQAIARVAEMVAPGGELLVISGIRVEGEHVDGPPWPLTRAEIESFAVGGLEPMRVEQVSLPTRPEAYRWRAVFRRA from the coding sequence GTGACCGACCATCGTGATGTGGACGCAACCCGGCTCGCTACCGACTCGCTCGCGCAAGGCGATCCGACCGGATGGTTCGAGCAACTGTACGCCGCCGCGGAGGTGGGGTCGGCGATTGTGCCGTGGGATGCCGATGAACCGAATCCACTGCTGGTCGACTGGGCCGAGCGGCACGAGCCCGCCGGTGTCGGCGGGCGGGCGCTGGTGGTTGGCAGCGGGCTGGGCAGGGATGCGGAACATGTTGTGCGACTGGGCTTCCGCACCACCGCGTTCGATATTTCGGAAACCGCGATTCGGACGACCCGCGAGCGCTTCCCGAACTCGCCGGTGGATTATGTGGTCGCCGATCTGCTCGATCCGCCCGCCGAGTGGAGCGGCGCGTTCGACCTCGTGGTGGAGTCCATCACCGTGCAGTCGATGCCACTGTCGGTCCGGACCCAGGCGATCGCCCGAGTCGCGGAAATGGTGGCGCCGGGTGGTGAACTGCTGGTGATCTCCGGCATCCGGGTGGAGGGCGAGCATGTGGATGGTCCGCCATGGCCGCTGACCCGCGCGGAAATCGAATCGTTCGCGGTCGGCGGGCTGGAACCCATGCGTGTCGAGCAGGTATCCCTGCCGACCAGACCCGAGGCGTACCGGTGGCGCGCGGTGTTCCGGAGGGCCTGA
- a CDS encoding serine protease: MLLTQRSSAVLAAALICLALPAAVPASAIVGGSAAAATAYPWLAAIGSPLFLTRASGQFCAGALVAPDRVVTAAHCVQLAQLLPQALTVTFGRTDLRSSDGDTVRVRDIRIHPGFHDTDFDGETVHHNNVAILTLDRPRPGPFVEIASQRADFGTILGWGATAEGDYSNTILRAAVVPLVSDSACAAAYGSAFDPRDMLCAGSTEADTGLLDSGGPLLVDGRLAGLTSWGKGSARPGFPGVYALPHLNW; this comes from the coding sequence ATGCTCCTCACACAGCGCAGTTCCGCGGTCCTGGCCGCCGCGCTGATCTGCCTCGCTCTCCCGGCGGCGGTTCCCGCCTCGGCGATCGTGGGTGGCAGCGCCGCGGCGGCGACGGCGTACCCGTGGCTCGCCGCGATCGGCAGCCCACTCTTCCTCACCCGCGCGTCGGGACAGTTCTGCGCCGGCGCGCTCGTCGCACCGGATCGGGTGGTCACCGCGGCACATTGCGTTCAGCTCGCGCAGCTGCTCCCTCAGGCGCTCACCGTCACTTTCGGCCGCACCGACCTGCGCTCGAGTGACGGAGACACCGTGCGAGTCAGAGATATTCGCATCCACCCCGGCTTCCACGACACCGACTTCGACGGCGAAACCGTCCACCACAACAACGTCGCAATCCTCACCCTGGACCGGCCACGACCGGGACCGTTCGTAGAAATCGCTTCCCAGCGAGCCGATTTCGGCACGATCCTCGGGTGGGGCGCAACCGCCGAGGGCGACTACTCCAACACCATCCTGCGCGCCGCCGTCGTCCCGCTGGTCTCCGACAGCGCCTGCGCCGCCGCATACGGCTCGGCCTTCGATCCACGCGACATGCTCTGCGCAGGCTCTACCGAAGCGGACACCGGCTTACTCGATAGTGGCGGACCATTGCTCGTCGACGGCAGGCTTGCGGGGCTGACCTCATGGGGCAAAGGCAGCGCACGTCCCGGCTTCCCGGGTGTCTATGCACTCCCGCACCTGAATTGGTGA